In Caldisericota bacterium, the following are encoded in one genomic region:
- a CDS encoding nitroreductase family protein: MLKDLVSKNRSYRRFYQEISVKRETLGELVDLARLSPSARNVQPLKYILSCNPEKNALIFPFLAWAGYLKDWVGPKEGERPSAYIVILGDTELSKFFAWDLGIAAQSILLGATEKGLGGCMIASINKDNLRKALNVPVRFEILLVIGLGKPKETVVIEPVGPDGDIKYWNDREEVHHVPKRSLSELIIG; this comes from the coding sequence ATGCTTAAAGATTTAGTAAGCAAAAATAGGAGTTATCGTAGATTTTACCAGGAAATTTCAGTAAAGCGAGAGACTTTGGGAGAGCTTGTTGATCTTGCAAGGCTTTCTCCATCTGCGCGAAATGTTCAGCCGTTGAAATATATTCTTTCTTGCAATCCTGAAAAAAACGCTTTAATATTTCCATTTCTTGCCTGGGCTGGATATCTTAAAGATTGGGTAGGACCAAAAGAAGGCGAGAGACCGTCTGCGTATATTGTTATTCTTGGAGATACTGAATTGAGCAAATTCTTTGCGTGGGATTTGGGAATAGCGGCTCAGAGCATCCTTTTAGGTGCTACTGAAAAGGGACTGGGGGGATGCATGATTGCTTCGATAAATAAAGATAATTTGCGTAAAGCTCTAAATGTGCCGGTTCGATTTGAAATACTTCTTGTTATTGGTCTTGGAAAACCTAAAGAAACTGTGGTGATTGAACCTGTTGGCCCGGATGGAGACATTAAATACTGGAACGATAGGGAAGAAGTACACCATGTGCCAAAGCGTTCACTATCCGAACTTATAATTGGTTAA
- a CDS encoding ribonucleoside-triphosphate reductase: protein MTLKEKLIEVSKNFPAEFKEQRDGSLILQFVVAERKVFLSKKKLTYRCRARVNDVEKVVTFFEILRESSVGLSGGSGMGFKKETYGLKGKEREGNIEEQSRLFGKDYKYSFDYKKIRETIKNEAEKAGYSFSVHLLEH, encoded by the coding sequence GTGACTTTAAAGGAAAAATTGATTGAAGTCAGCAAAAATTTTCCTGCTGAATTTAAAGAGCAGAGGGATGGGTCTCTTATTCTTCAGTTTGTTGTTGCCGAAAGGAAAGTGTTTCTCTCAAAGAAAAAACTGACATACAGGTGCAGGGCAAGAGTTAATGATGTGGAAAAAGTAGTAACATTCTTTGAAATACTGCGCGAATCAAGTGTAGGGCTTTCTGGTGGATCCGGCATGGGATTCAAAAAAGAAACCTACGGACTTAAAGGAAAGGAAAGAGAAGGTAATATAGAGGAACAATCAAGATTGTTTGGCAAGGATTATAAGTATTCTTTTGACTATAAAAAGATAAGAGAAACTATAAAGAACGAAGCTGAAAAGGCCGGTTATTCTTTTTCGGTGCATCTTTTGGAGCATTAG
- the radC gene encoding DNA repair protein RadC, with the protein MKKIKNIPKFDRPREKLQKKGAQALSNLELMAALLGKGVKGRGVFRVARDVLKAVENNFDNLTVEKLEKIDGIGLAKACQVLSAIELSKRLLIKDGVKIKTAKDIVKLVEELKERKQEYFLTFTLDGAGNLIQKRTVFIGTLNQSLVHPREVFADAITDRAASIIFVHNHPSGNLTPSREDKLITERLIETGDIVGINVLDHIIVSKNGHFSFKAEGILEKENDDTR; encoded by the coding sequence ATGAAAAAGATTAAAAACATACCAAAATTTGACAGACCTAGAGAAAAATTACAGAAGAAAGGTGCTCAAGCGCTTTCAAATCTTGAGCTGATGGCCGCTCTACTTGGGAAAGGTGTAAAGGGGAGAGGTGTATTCCGGGTAGCAAGGGATGTATTGAAGGCAGTCGAGAATAATTTTGATAACTTAACAGTTGAAAAGTTGGAAAAAATAGATGGGATAGGTTTAGCTAAGGCCTGTCAGGTATTATCTGCTATCGAGCTTTCAAAAAGGTTGTTGATAAAAGATGGTGTAAAAATCAAAACCGCTAAAGACATTGTAAAATTAGTAGAAGAATTAAAGGAAAGAAAACAAGAATATTTTCTTACATTTACATTGGATGGTGCAGGCAATTTGATACAGAAGAGGACGGTATTCATCGGAACACTGAATCAAAGTCTTGTCCATCCAAGGGAAGTTTTTGCAGATGCCATAACAGACAGAGCAGCAAGTATTATTTTTGTACACAACCACCCTTCAGGAAATCTTACTCCGAGCAGAGAAGATAAGCTAATAACAGAAAGATTAATAGAAACTGGTGATATTGTTGGGATTAATGTTCTTGACCATATTATCGTAAGCAAAAATGGGCATTTTAGTTTTAAAGCAGAAGGAATTCTTGAAAAGGAAAATGACGATACGCGATGA
- a CDS encoding copper amine oxidase N-terminal domain-containing protein, producing MFRKLIVVFIILTLSLWLVWNSFYLKDYSFNGIDLEEAKASSSRIVNYWVKVFRGEGNDEAYAVTQTSDENYVIVGRSNSFGLENPDLGDYDMVLIKLSPEGSIIWSKLFGGTKFDEVYAIQETFDKGLLLLGSTKSFNVGLKNAFIIKLDEDMEIQWAKTLGSNKINAFEQTSDKGFILAGSSTFSTLGGSDAILIKIDKEGRVKWSKVYGGSQNEEIRSVHQTIDGGFIMSGSTNSFSFGGSDFFIAKLDQAGSTEWARVFGGSSNDVSISSFRTSDAGYLVGGYTYSFGIGNVDALLMKLDSNGNPIWIKVFGQENYDMPRSIIPVSSGGFVVTGGRKRPDSNDLDIYVSKFNQDGNAQWTNIFNGSSDEEALSITQTTDDDLVVVGWTKSFGSGDLDFIVLRMDPDGDVEYCGDYIKKQTVESKSEIVNGKIISLSFEDVVSKIFSKARNVASSTIYIEVKDICPVFYAISASSGYGGKIIPSGKIEVINGEERTFIIKADEGFKISAILIDGNSIAITSDLEQHYTFTNVQKDHTITAEFEEVIEKKITIIILQPDNPMMTVNGNLQEIDLGRGTKPVIIPEWGRTVVPIRAIVEALHGTIEWDGVERKVTIRFKDITIELWIDNPQAKVNGIGKWIDESNHNVRPIIVNDRTMLPLRFIAESLGCEVEWDPNTRIITITHQE from the coding sequence ATGTTTAGAAAACTAATTGTAGTTTTCATTATACTTACCTTATCCTTGTGGCTCGTTTGGAATTCATTTTATCTAAAGGACTATTCGTTTAACGGGATTGATTTGGAGGAAGCAAAAGCTTCTTCAAGTAGAATTGTTAACTACTGGGTCAAAGTATTTCGTGGGGAGGGAAACGACGAAGCGTATGCTGTGACTCAGACATCTGACGAAAATTATGTTATAGTCGGCAGGAGCAACTCTTTCGGTCTTGAAAATCCCGACCTGGGGGACTATGATATGGTTTTAATTAAACTTTCTCCAGAAGGTTCTATCATTTGGAGTAAGCTCTTTGGAGGCACAAAATTCGATGAGGTATATGCAATACAAGAAACTTTTGATAAAGGGCTACTGCTTTTAGGTTCTACCAAATCCTTCAATGTTGGATTAAAAAATGCATTTATCATTAAGCTTGACGAAGATATGGAAATTCAGTGGGCAAAAACTTTGGGTAGTAATAAAATCAATGCGTTTGAACAAACCTCAGATAAAGGTTTTATACTTGCTGGAAGCTCAACATTTTCAACTTTAGGCGGCTCTGATGCAATCTTGATTAAGATAGATAAGGAAGGGAGAGTTAAATGGTCAAAAGTCTATGGTGGGAGTCAAAATGAAGAAATTCGCTCGGTCCATCAAACAATTGATGGGGGCTTTATAATGTCGGGTTCAACAAATTCATTTAGCTTTGGAGGATCTGATTTTTTTATTGCAAAATTAGATCAGGCAGGAAGTACTGAGTGGGCAAGAGTCTTTGGTGGATCGAGTAATGATGTTTCAATATCGTCTTTTAGGACTTCAGATGCAGGTTATTTGGTAGGCGGCTACACATATTCTTTCGGAATTGGAAATGTTGATGCACTTCTTATGAAACTTGATTCAAACGGTAATCCAATCTGGATAAAGGTATTTGGGCAAGAAAATTATGATATGCCTCGTTCAATTATTCCCGTTTCGAGTGGAGGATTTGTTGTAACAGGTGGAAGAAAGCGGCCAGATTCCAACGATTTAGATATTTATGTTTCAAAATTTAATCAAGACGGCAATGCTCAGTGGACAAATATATTTAATGGGAGTAGTGATGAAGAAGCATTATCAATAACTCAAACAACTGATGATGATTTAGTTGTAGTTGGATGGACTAAATCCTTTGGCTCCGGAGATTTAGATTTTATTGTCTTGCGGATGGATCCAGATGGAGATGTTGAGTATTGTGGAGATTATATTAAAAAGCAAACAGTCGAAAGTAAATCAGAGATAGTGAATGGCAAAATCATTTCTCTTAGTTTCGAAGATGTCGTAAGTAAAATTTTTTCTAAGGCCCGGAACGTTGCAAGCAGTACTATTTATATTGAAGTAAAAGATATATGTCCTGTTTTTTATGCTATTTCTGCATCTTCTGGTTATGGTGGAAAAATTATACCGTCTGGCAAAATCGAGGTTATAAATGGCGAGGAAAGGACTTTTATAATAAAAGCTGATGAGGGTTTTAAAATTAGCGCAATACTCATAGATGGAAATTCAATTGCAATAACAAGCGATCTGGAACAACATTATACTTTCACTAATGTACAAAAAGATCATACAATAACTGCAGAATTCGAAGAGGTGATTGAGAAAAAGATTACAATTATAATACTGCAACCAGATAATCCAATGATGACCGTGAATGGGAATCTTCAAGAAATAGACCTGGGCAGAGGCACAAAACCGGTTATTATCCCAGAATGGGGCAGGACTGTTGTTCCGATTAGAGCAATTGTTGAAGCACTTCACGGAACAATTGAATGGGATGGAGTAGAGAGAAAGGTAACTATTAGATTCAAAGATATAACAATAGAATTATGGATAGATAACCCGCAGGCAAAAGTAAATGGGATAGGTAAATGGATTGATGAGAGTAACCATAATGTAAGACCTATTATAGTAAATGATAGGACAATGCTGCCTCTTCGCTTTATTGCAGAATCTCTCGGTTGTGAAGTTGAGTGGGATCCCAATACAAGGATAATAACGATAACGCATCAGGAATAA
- a CDS encoding nitroreductase family protein, whose protein sequence is MNDDKMPSHRRVNSRGQHKNYPNETMKLLFKRASCRNFSKKKIPYDVLQYILEAGIHSPTGGNLQPYSIIKVENSETKQKLAELCGKQNFISVAPVDLLFCIDWHRIERWSKIEVAPFTATSSFRHFWISFQDTIICAQNICTAADSLGLGSVYVGTVLECFLKIKELFQLPKGVFPVVLLSLGYPKSRALPRRKLGVDVIVHNERYYEIADQKLVDVFNEKYYGLKMKITEERLEAIASVAIEVHGKGFAKKCIEQIKKNGYINWAQRYFALHYPANYMPKGNDAYMKLMEEFGFNWFKKYYPLEDKEK, encoded by the coding sequence ATGAATGATGATAAAATGCCGTCCCATCGTAGAGTAAACAGCAGAGGACAACACAAAAATTACCCAAATGAAACAATGAAGTTACTTTTTAAGAGGGCAAGCTGCAGGAATTTTTCGAAGAAAAAAATTCCTTATGATGTTTTGCAATATATTCTTGAAGCGGGAATTCATTCTCCTACGGGTGGTAATTTACAACCTTATTCTATTATAAAAGTGGAGAACAGTGAGACAAAGCAAAAATTAGCTGAGCTTTGCGGAAAGCAAAATTTTATATCTGTAGCTCCTGTAGATTTGCTATTTTGTATTGATTGGCATCGTATTGAAAGATGGTCCAAGATTGAAGTAGCCCCATTTACTGCTACTAGTTCTTTTCGCCATTTTTGGATATCTTTTCAGGATACAATTATTTGTGCACAAAATATTTGTACTGCAGCAGATTCATTAGGGTTAGGCTCAGTTTATGTTGGCACTGTTCTTGAATGTTTTCTCAAGATTAAGGAGCTGTTTCAGCTACCAAAGGGTGTATTTCCAGTTGTATTGCTTTCACTCGGATATCCTAAGAGCAGAGCTCTTCCTAGGCGAAAACTTGGTGTAGATGTGATTGTCCACAATGAAAGATACTATGAAATAGCAGACCAAAAACTCGTAGATGTTTTTAACGAAAAATATTATGGTTTGAAAATGAAAATAACCGAGGAACGACTTGAAGCAATTGCAAGTGTTGCTATAGAAGTTCATGGCAAAGGGTTTGCCAAAAAGTGTATAGAGCAGATTAAAAAAAATGGATATATAAATTGGGCGCAGCGATATTTTGCCCTTCATTATCCTGCTAATTATATGCCGAAAGGCAACGATGCCTACATGAAATTAATGGAAGAGTTTGGATTCAATTGGTTTAAGAAATATTATCCACTTGAAGATAAAGAAAAATAA